A stretch of DNA from Staphylococcus equorum:
TATCTTAGATGAGCCAACATCAGGGTTAGATCCAATCGTTCGAAATGAAGTTTTGGATGTAATCCAAAAAGAACTCATTGATGAAAATAAAACAGTATTTATTTCCACTCATATCATTTCCGATTTAGAAAAAATCGCTGATTACTTAGTGTATTTAAAAGATGGTGAAATTGTACTAAATCAATTTTTGGATGACATTTTGAATAGATTCAAAGTAGTTAAAGGTGACATGCAGCAATTGGATGAAGAATTAATTCAATTAACACACTATATAGAAGAAAACAAAACAGGATATATCGCCCTTACAGAACATGCTAATATATTTAATGAAATTTTTGGAAACAAGATTGCAATAACTAAGCCAACGATTGAAGATTTAATGGTTTACCTTGAAAAAGGAACCCAGAAGACTGAACAAAAAAATTATGAGACTTAACAACTGGGGGCATTAGATGAAAAATTTACTTATTAGAAATTTAAAATTACGTAAATGGACAATCGTAATATATGCAATGTTATTATTGTTTTCTCCACTGCAATTAATCATAATACCTAATAGTATTTTTACTAATGCGTTATATTCTGCAGTTGCGATGATATTACTTTTTGTTTCTATACTAGATTCTGGTCATGTTTTTCGTTTTAATAGTAAGCTTGGGCACAGAATGGCTTATGACTTTTTTGGCAGTTTACCAGTTTCTAAAAAGTCGTTATTGAATGCTAATTATTTAACAGTTATTATTTTTACATTAGTTGGGGCAGCAATATTATCTTTATATACTATGCCGAATTCTCATGTATCAACGAGTAATATTGATTTTAACATTTCAATGCCATTTTCATACATTGCGGTAAATTTCTTTGCAGTACCTATAGCTTTCAAAAAATATACAGAACAAAAATCTGATTACATTTCTTATATAATTTATTTACTTACAATGGTTATTTTAATACCTGTCATAATCGTGCTACTTGTAGTTGGAATATGTACATTATTTAATTATAGTCTGGGTATATTAAATTATTTTGAAACTATTTTTAATTATGGATTTTTAACTTTAAGTATTTTTTGCTTTGTAGCTAGCTACATCATTCAATATAAAAAATTAATTTAATAATAAAAGGAGGCGCATTTATGGAATTAAAAGATATAACAAAAACGTATGGCAATAACAATGTTTTAGACCATATCAATTTTGATTTTGGACAAAGCCAAATTGTAGGTCTAATTGGTAAAAATGGTGTCGGCAAAACAACAT
This window harbors:
- the pmtB gene encoding phenol-soluble modulin export ABC transporter permease subunit PmtB; this translates as MKNLLIRNLKLRKWTIVIYAMLLLFSPLQLIIIPNSIFTNALYSAVAMILLFVSILDSGHVFRFNSKLGHRMAYDFFGSLPVSKKSLLNANYLTVIIFTLVGAAILSLYTMPNSHVSTSNIDFNISMPFSYIAVNFFAVPIAFKKYTEQKSDYISYIIYLLTMVILIPVIIVLLVVGICTLFNYSLGILNYFETIFNYGFLTLSIFCFVASYIIQYKKLI